From the Paenibacillus sp. FSL H8-0548 genome, one window contains:
- a CDS encoding cohesin domain-containing protein, producing the protein MVNDTFNDQAGNQDLVGWSKNAGTMQVVSVTDSTYATEKSLQILNNSTTVFAEYDRTFTPLSGNVLMQFKMKFTDPNYGTASGISKVIRFYNSSNVQLGEITFVQNQGALLKYTNSNTIYKIPNSIGIQKDQWFSINIVFDLANAQYGAWMGDTQDPVTLYPLYNISSDIKKLKYIFRNEDTETEIDDVKISTLTTAELDLIKSGVEEPPQEPINLWNMDQLTQAPEVESVTTIKDTANYTVKSLLYKNEPYMGADTKIFAIYGYPKSASATQKVPAMLLLHGGGGYAYQEWVEQWTAKGYAAIAIDMNGSASEGVGGPTTSEVDRFTKISNENLKEMWSYHATTAAIRAVSFLYNQPEVNPDKIGVMGISWGGYFTNMVAGLDPRLNLAMPVYGSGFIYEDSAWKSILDTKLTARQRQLWIDYFDPSSYLDHAQMPMLYANGTNDGFYPVEIWQKSYQLVQGEVSLRLITDSVHGNRENWNAPDFVAYADMHFKDGAARPKVVDQGLVDEHAWVNYSSPEDLNAAMLIYTTDIGVGRTWEQTSVSINHTEKMITTHLPANTKAYYYNLIDSIGSIVSSEIMTTSSIIVGPEEPEPEPENLVINDTFNDLAGNQDLIGWSKNAGTMQVVPVTDIDKSLLIINDSATVFGEYNRTFTPLSGNVLMQFKMKFTDPNYGTASGISKVIRFYNSSNVQLGEITFVQDKGALLKYTNSNTIYRIPNSIGIQKDQWFSMSIVFDLANAQYGAWMGDSQDPVALYPLYSTSNDIAKLKWIFKNDDPGNEIDDVKISTLTTAELDLIKAGNVYTPTVEAIRMEINAEVELYVDPTNGNDNNPGTLTAPFASLEKARDYVRTINSNMSGDIVVNLREGTYKPQSVTVSNIPLINKLDSTAPASSFPLRTSSLVFDDRDSGTNGFNIIYKSYEDETSVISGGMQINDWSIHDADKNIYKAYIGTEVETRQLYVNGTRAIRARSTGGLASGTYNIDSYSNGNPAHTTTDLSMASWGNIQDVEFVYKNIFTVSRLGIDQVNVANDRLNIYMKKPGSYYVTHKGGTSAVLPSYIENAYELLDSEGEWYLNRSTGYLYYKPTAGEDMSTANVVVPVVDELLKLQGSSVNNPIHHIQFRDIKFEYTGWLRPNGVNGHSDTQNNHIREWGLSPDYNDLLPDAAITLEYARLILFERNDFSKMGITGIKVVKGSQNNLIRGNQFHDISGNAISVGDPSWRGEENKNNINPDNLGYLLYNNDILNNVIHDIAQEYQSGTAISAAYPIEMDISNNEIYNVPYSAIHFGYGWGEVHPVTQSNRIQNNYIDTFMHDMTDGGAIYAIGATNGTTTHPNVISGNFIRNQGEPKYGALYFDMGSSNWVVEDNVMENTPIWAHVNIANSANENISINNSYITGGDLLFRPELNQPNIQISEPQVYPDANWPLEARQLIANAGLESGYAHLRQDFYDLSEVQFSSEDSNVESGYTVQLYVEGKTIRGVYADLTQAQIVYGSSDTQVATVDENGLVSALSFGVTEITAEVTSNGITKVAKTFIYVDDELALIELNAPYSKLKVGESQQLTAVGVTAIGGTVPIVSLTYTSNSSAVTIDESGSMTGVGAGIAEISVSGTYAGISKTAIFEIEIIDAPSGDVALDYPYWYVSGSGTKTITPDSIKLITPSGYAVYQNKFSNEILDFNMNIDTTDSDWPSITLRSPTDTIRPVNAGNSGYVISFRKSVLEVQRFNNGVRTVIYGNIAGSPSLGGDAILNTMVQFRETHHIQVGAINEGEHVRIKLIVDGITVVNYLDTASNALTEPGYFGVIVGAGSMTLSNSEALNIMAVALTGDDWADVGDTYTLTYGLIGATDVSAQDVTLSYDSQVFDLIDAVSLESNTVIASTYSSTPGTVRYILATTGSGNALNGDVPVLNLTFQAKVASTDSIFVINQAVLADGNGNEQQNVLVQKSVTVVEKIDRAALQAAVQAAQSLYDSAIEGYANGQYVLGAKAALNTALIEVQVVLDDTDATNAELDQVVVQLNQAMVSFESMVITANTGDVTGSDGRITIADLGYVAYHFGESSAGNDWAAIKIADIDSSGAIDIFDLTFVARRIIGN; encoded by the coding sequence ATGGTCAATGATACCTTCAACGATCAAGCAGGCAATCAGGACTTAGTCGGTTGGAGTAAGAATGCGGGAACCATGCAAGTCGTTTCAGTCACAGACAGCACCTATGCAACCGAAAAGTCGCTGCAGATTTTAAACAATAGTACTACCGTATTTGCCGAATATGATCGAACCTTTACACCCCTGAGTGGAAATGTACTTATGCAATTCAAAATGAAATTCACGGATCCGAACTATGGAACTGCATCCGGAATAAGCAAGGTAATCAGATTTTACAATAGTAGTAATGTTCAGCTTGGCGAAATTACTTTTGTTCAAAACCAAGGTGCCTTACTGAAATATACAAACAGCAATACGATTTATAAGATACCCAATTCGATCGGTATCCAGAAGGATCAATGGTTTTCCATAAATATTGTATTTGATTTGGCGAATGCCCAGTATGGCGCTTGGATGGGAGATACGCAAGATCCAGTGACATTATATCCACTTTACAATATTAGCAGTGACATCAAAAAACTCAAATATATTTTTAGGAATGAAGATACAGAAACTGAAATTGATGATGTTAAGATATCTACGTTAACTACGGCAGAATTGGACCTGATTAAATCCGGGGTTGAAGAACCGCCACAGGAACCTATAAATCTATGGAATATGGATCAATTGACCCAGGCTCCTGAAGTTGAATCGGTTACAACAATTAAGGATACGGCTAATTACACCGTAAAATCCTTACTGTACAAAAATGAACCTTACATGGGGGCAGATACAAAAATATTCGCTATTTATGGATACCCAAAAAGCGCTTCGGCTACGCAAAAAGTTCCAGCTATGCTATTGCTTCATGGAGGCGGGGGTTATGCTTATCAAGAATGGGTTGAACAATGGACAGCGAAAGGATATGCAGCTATTGCTATTGACATGAACGGTAGCGCTAGCGAAGGAGTAGGAGGTCCTACGACTTCAGAAGTTGACCGATTTACGAAGATCTCAAACGAAAATCTGAAGGAAATGTGGTCATATCATGCTACCACGGCTGCAATCAGGGCTGTTTCCTTCTTGTACAATCAGCCGGAGGTAAATCCCGATAAAATTGGAGTGATGGGGATCTCTTGGGGTGGCTACTTTACGAATATGGTTGCCGGATTGGACCCGCGCTTAAATTTAGCCATGCCCGTGTACGGTAGTGGATTTATTTATGAGGATAGTGCCTGGAAGAGTATCCTCGACACGAAGCTTACTGCTAGGCAAAGGCAGCTTTGGATTGATTATTTTGATCCAAGCAGCTATTTGGATCATGCGCAAATGCCTATGCTGTATGCTAATGGAACAAATGACGGATTCTATCCGGTGGAAATCTGGCAGAAAAGCTATCAGCTTGTTCAAGGAGAGGTTTCATTAAGACTCATAACCGATAGTGTGCATGGCAATCGCGAAAACTGGAATGCTCCGGATTTCGTAGCGTACGCCGACATGCATTTCAAAGATGGTGCAGCACGTCCAAAGGTTGTTGATCAAGGTCTGGTCGATGAACATGCCTGGGTTAATTACAGCTCACCAGAAGATTTAAATGCTGCAATGCTGATTTACACAACAGATATAGGTGTTGGTCGCACATGGGAACAGACTTCGGTAAGCATTAACCATACAGAAAAGATGATAACGACTCATTTGCCAGCAAATACGAAGGCCTATTATTATAATCTCATCGATTCCATAGGAAGTATTGTAAGTTCAGAGATTATGACAACAAGTTCAATCATTGTTGGGCCAGAGGAGCCAGAGCCAGAGCCTGAAAATTTAGTGATCAACGATACCTTCAACGATTTAGCAGGAAATCAAGATTTAATTGGTTGGAGTAAGAATGCAGGAACCATGCAAGTTGTTCCAGTAACAGATATCGATAAATCGTTACTGATCATTAACGACAGCGCTACCGTGTTCGGTGAATACAATCGAACCTTTACACCCCTAAGCGGAAATGTACTTATGCAATTCAAAATGAAATTCACGGATCCGAACTATGGAACTGCTTCCGGAATAAGCAAGGTAATCAGATTTTACAATAGTAGTAATGTTCAGCTTGGCGAAATTACTTTTGTTCAAGATAAAGGTGCCTTACTGAAATATACAAACAGCAATACGATTTATAGGATACCCAATTCAATCGGTATCCAGAAAGATCAATGGTTTTCCATGAGTATTGTATTTGATTTGGCTAATGCCCAGTACGGAGCTTGGATGGGGGATTCGCAGGATCCGGTGGCATTATATCCACTCTACAGCACTAGCAACGACATCGCTAAGCTAAAATGGATTTTCAAGAATGATGATCCAGGAAACGAAATCGATGATGTTAAGATATCTACGCTCACCACGGCAGAATTGGACCTGATTAAAGCTGGTAATGTGTACACACCAACGGTCGAAGCGATTCGAATGGAAATTAATGCGGAAGTGGAGCTCTATGTTGATCCTACGAACGGCAATGACAATAACCCAGGCACACTTACCGCTCCATTCGCTAGCCTTGAGAAGGCTAGGGATTATGTTCGTACAATAAATAGCAATATGTCGGGTGATATTGTTGTTAATCTGCGCGAGGGGACATATAAACCGCAGAGCGTAACGGTATCTAATATTCCATTAATTAATAAATTGGACAGTACGGCTCCCGCATCGAGCTTTCCGCTTAGGACGAGCTCGTTAGTTTTTGATGATAGAGATTCAGGAACAAACGGTTTTAACATTATCTATAAATCCTATGAGGATGAAACATCTGTGATCAGCGGGGGAATGCAGATTAATGACTGGTCCATACACGATGCTGATAAGAATATCTATAAAGCCTATATAGGGACTGAAGTGGAGACAAGACAGCTATATGTTAATGGTACAAGAGCTATCCGGGCAAGAAGTACTGGAGGACTTGCGAGTGGAACCTACAATATAGATTCCTATTCGAATGGGAACCCTGCTCATACAACAACGGATTTGTCTATGGCAAGCTGGGGCAACATTCAAGATGTGGAATTTGTTTATAAGAACATATTCACGGTTTCACGTTTAGGAATTGATCAGGTCAACGTTGCCAATGATCGCTTGAATATTTACATGAAGAAGCCGGGGAGCTACTATGTCACACATAAAGGCGGAACTTCAGCTGTTCTGCCCAGTTATATTGAGAATGCATATGAATTGTTAGATAGTGAAGGGGAATGGTATCTAAACCGCTCCACGGGATATTTGTACTACAAGCCAACAGCAGGAGAAGATATGTCGACTGCAAACGTAGTCGTTCCAGTTGTAGATGAACTGCTTAAGCTACAAGGGAGCTCGGTGAATAACCCTATACACCATATTCAATTTCGGGATATTAAGTTTGAATATACGGGTTGGTTAAGACCTAATGGAGTGAATGGGCATTCCGATACACAGAATAATCATATTCGGGAATGGGGATTATCACCTGACTATAACGATCTGTTACCCGATGCGGCAATAACGTTAGAATATGCAAGATTGATCCTGTTCGAACGCAATGACTTTTCGAAGATGGGGATTACAGGGATTAAAGTTGTTAAAGGCAGTCAAAATAATTTGATTCGTGGCAATCAGTTCCATGATATATCTGGAAATGCGATTAGCGTAGGCGATCCGTCTTGGCGTGGGGAGGAGAACAAAAACAACATCAATCCGGACAACTTAGGATATTTGCTATATAACAACGATATTCTGAATAATGTTATTCATGACATTGCTCAGGAATATCAATCGGGAACAGCGATTTCAGCTGCATATCCGATTGAAATGGATATTAGCAATAATGAAATTTACAATGTTCCCTATAGTGCGATTCATTTTGGTTACGGGTGGGGTGAAGTTCATCCTGTCACGCAATCTAACCGAATCCAGAATAATTATATCGATACCTTCATGCATGATATGACCGATGGAGGGGCGATCTACGCGATAGGTGCCACGAATGGCACGACTACCCATCCTAACGTGATATCCGGGAATTTTATTCGAAATCAGGGAGAACCGAAATATGGTGCGCTTTATTTTGATATGGGAAGCTCCAACTGGGTAGTTGAAGATAACGTTATGGAGAATACACCGATCTGGGCACATGTGAATATCGCCAATTCAGCAAATGAGAATATTTCTATTAACAATAGCTATATTACAGGTGGAGATCTATTGTTCAGACCAGAGCTAAATCAACCGAACATCCAAATTTCTGAGCCTCAGGTTTACCCTGATGCTAACTGGCCATTAGAGGCAAGGCAGTTGATAGCAAATGCGGGTCTGGAGAGCGGTTACGCTCATCTTAGACAGGATTTCTACGATCTGAGCGAAGTGCAATTTTCTAGCGAAGATTCGAATGTTGAAAGCGGTTATACGGTTCAATTATATGTGGAAGGTAAGACAATAAGAGGCGTCTATGCGGATTTAACACAAGCTCAGATTGTATATGGTAGCAGTGATACACAAGTCGCAACAGTAGATGAGAATGGTTTGGTCTCCGCTTTAAGCTTTGGCGTAACAGAGATTACAGCCGAAGTAACTTCTAATGGGATTACAAAGGTTGCCAAAACCTTCATCTATGTTGATGATGAATTAGCTCTCATAGAGTTAAACGCTCCTTATTCTAAATTGAAGGTCGGGGAATCTCAGCAGCTAACTGCTGTAGGTGTAACGGCAATCGGTGGAACTGTTCCGATTGTATCGCTCACCTATACATCGAACTCATCTGCAGTCACGATAGATGAAAGCGGCAGTATGACCGGAGTTGGTGCGGGTATAGCTGAAATTTCAGTGTCAGGAACTTATGCTGGAATAAGTAAAACTGCGATATTCGAAATTGAGATTATTGATGCACCAAGTGGAGATGTGGCTTTGGACTATCCGTATTGGTATGTAAGTGGTTCCGGAACAAAAACAATCACACCGGATAGTATTAAGCTTATAACACCATCGGGTTATGCTGTGTATCAGAATAAATTTTCGAATGAAATATTAGATTTCAATATGAACATTGATACGACAGATAGTGATTGGCCTTCTATAACACTTCGTAGTCCAACTGACACGATCAGGCCTGTGAATGCAGGGAATTCAGGTTATGTCATTTCCTTTAGGAAGAGCGTTCTTGAGGTTCAGCGTTTTAATAATGGTGTACGAACCGTTATTTATGGGAATATCGCGGGATCTCCAAGTCTAGGCGGTGATGCGATTCTGAACACCATGGTGCAGTTTAGGGAAACACATCACATTCAAGTTGGAGCGATAAACGAAGGTGAACATGTAAGGATCAAATTAATTGTAGACGGTATAACGGTTGTCAATTATCTGGACACCGCGAGCAATGCTTTGACTGAGCCAGGTTATTTCGGTGTTATTGTCGGTGCTGGTTCCATGACATTAAGTAATTCTGAAGCGCTAAATATTATGGCTGTTGCATTGACAGGTGATGACTGGGCAGATGTGGGGGACACCTACACGCTCACCTATGGACTGATCGGCGCGACAGATGTGTCAGCGCAGGATGTCACGCTTTCTTATGATAGCCAAGTGTTTGATTTGATTGACGCAGTATCGTTGGAATCTAACACAGTAATTGCGAGCACATACAGCAGCACTCCTGGAACGGTAAGGTACATCCTAGCGACAACCGGTTCCGGGAATGCATTGAACGGCGATGTGCCTGTGCTGAATCTGACCTTCCAGGCGAAAGTCGCTTCAACTGATTCGATATTTGTCATCAACCAAGCGGTACTGGCAGACGGCAATGGGAATGAGCAACAGAACGTGCTTGTGCAGAAGTCGGTAACAGTTGTGGAGAAGATCGATCGGGCAGCGCTGCAGGCAGCCGTGCAAGCCGCGCAAAGTTTGTATGATAGCGCAATAGAAGGCTATGCCAACGGTCAGTATGTGCTGGGAGCAAAGGCTGCGTTGAATACAGCTCTGATAGAAGTTCAAGTCGTACTAGATGATACGGATGCAACGAATGCCGAACTGGATCAGGTGGTCGTGCAACTGAATCAGGCTATGGTCTCGTTCGAGAGCATGGTCATTACTGCAAATACCGGTGATGTGACCGGATCAGACGGACGGATCACCATCGCCGATCTGGGTTATGTGGCATACCATTTTGGAGAGAGCTCTGCGGGCAATGACTGGGCTGCGATTAAGATCGCTGACATTGACAGCAGTGGTGCAATTGACATCTTCGACCTAACCTTCGTGGCCAGAAGGATCATCGGAAACTGA
- a CDS encoding ABC transporter substrate-binding protein, with translation MKKVTRKGALLLLAVIMLLSLALAACGNNNEVAKETASPAASPTGTAEGDAEVKEELPFVNLTWIMRAAEEADTKLVIAEMNKVFKEKINAEVDIKFIDPGSYNDKVRTMIAANENYDVVMIGSGIGDFYGSQSKGAFLPITDLVKEYAPGTYATIPEAFWGAVTVKGDIYAVPNYQIVARNNGFKVQKLMAEKYNFDITKMTKMADLEPFLAAIKENEPASAVPVLNYKLGMFNDALTHYGLEQIGGFDTPGVISIDGTDHKVFNQFESPQFLEHINLMRDWYNKGYIPRDAGTLTEIQPLLKTGNVMSSYSNKAPGDEAASLSLVPVEYLFQPLDTPYVTTGNIAATLQAVNRNSKNPERAMMMIELMNTDVELYNLMTFGIEDKHYKKVGDKKIELIANAGYYPNKAWAFGNQFNAYLLPGQPDDVWEQTIALNSSAKASRILGFIFDQEPVKAEIAQSKSVVDEFAPSLWTGSVDPEKYMPEFIEKLKLAGAEIIIAEKQKQLDAWLATR, from the coding sequence ATGAAAAAGGTTACAAGAAAAGGTGCTTTATTGCTGCTAGCTGTCATCATGCTTTTGTCATTAGCTCTAGCTGCATGCGGTAACAACAATGAAGTCGCGAAAGAAACTGCATCTCCAGCTGCTTCACCTACGGGGACAGCAGAAGGAGATGCAGAAGTGAAAGAGGAGCTGCCTTTCGTCAATCTCACATGGATTATGCGTGCTGCTGAAGAAGCAGATACGAAGTTAGTTATTGCAGAGATGAATAAAGTATTCAAAGAGAAAATCAATGCAGAGGTGGACATTAAGTTCATCGATCCAGGTTCATACAATGACAAAGTAAGAACAATGATTGCTGCCAATGAGAATTATGATGTCGTTATGATTGGTTCTGGTATTGGAGATTTCTACGGTAGTCAATCCAAGGGCGCATTCTTGCCGATTACAGATTTAGTAAAAGAGTATGCCCCAGGCACGTATGCAACCATTCCTGAAGCTTTCTGGGGAGCGGTTACCGTTAAGGGTGATATTTACGCAGTTCCGAACTATCAGATCGTAGCTAGAAATAATGGTTTTAAGGTCCAAAAGTTAATGGCAGAAAAATATAATTTTGATATTACCAAAATGACTAAAATGGCAGATCTTGAACCCTTCCTTGCAGCAATCAAGGAGAATGAACCGGCAAGCGCAGTACCAGTTCTAAATTATAAACTCGGTATGTTCAACGATGCTTTGACCCATTATGGGTTAGAGCAAATTGGAGGATTTGATACACCGGGCGTAATAAGTATTGATGGAACTGACCATAAAGTGTTTAATCAATTTGAATCTCCACAGTTTCTTGAGCATATTAACTTAATGAGAGATTGGTACAACAAAGGATATATTCCACGTGATGCAGGTACATTAACAGAAATCCAGCCATTATTAAAAACGGGTAATGTCATGTCAAGCTATTCAAATAAGGCACCGGGAGACGAAGCTGCGTCGCTCTCACTTGTTCCTGTGGAATATCTATTCCAGCCGCTTGACACGCCATACGTGACGACAGGAAATATTGCGGCTACCCTGCAAGCGGTTAATCGTAATTCGAAAAATCCTGAGCGTGCAATGATGATGATCGAGCTCATGAATACCGATGTTGAATTGTACAACTTGATGACCTTTGGCATCGAGGATAAGCACTACAAGAAGGTTGGAGACAAGAAGATCGAATTAATTGCGAATGCTGGATATTACCCTAACAAAGCATGGGCATTCGGGAACCAGTTCAATGCTTACTTACTTCCAGGACAACCGGATGATGTGTGGGAGCAGACGATTGCACTTAATAGCTCGGCTAAAGCTTCTAGAATACTCGGTTTCATCTTTGACCAAGAACCCGTGAAAGCAGAGATTGCTCAATCTAAGTCCGTTGTAGATGAGTTTGCACCTTCACTATGGACAGGTTCAGTTGATCCTGAAAAGTATATGCCAGAGTTCATTGAGAAACTAAAGTTAGCGGGAGCAGAAATCATCATAGCAGAGAAGCAAAAACAATTAGATGCTTGGTTAGCTACGAGGTAA
- a CDS encoding carbohydrate ABC transporter permease has translation MTWISRISSAIPILLLTIVSVACILPLILVISISFSDIDSIYKHGYTLFPKEFSWEAYSYILSDTMVIMKAYAVSIFITIFGTLFSLAVLCLIAYPLSRREFKFQRPVMFYVFFTMLFNGGLVPWYIVISNYYHLKDTLWVLILPYAVIPWFLILLRTFFAAIPTEIIEAARVEGCSEYRLLLQIILPISKPALATVGLLAVLRYWNDWWLSLLFIENRDLYPLQLLMHKIMSNIQELARSAGQLGIVEVVNFPSESARMAMAIIAAGPMLFIFLFFQKYFIKGLTVGALKG, from the coding sequence ATGACATGGATATCACGGATAAGCTCAGCGATTCCGATTCTATTACTGACCATTGTCTCAGTAGCATGTATTCTACCGTTAATATTGGTTATTTCCATTTCATTCTCGGATATTGACAGTATCTATAAGCACGGGTATACCTTATTCCCCAAGGAGTTTAGCTGGGAGGCCTATTCCTATATTTTAAGTGACACCATGGTCATAATGAAGGCTTATGCAGTATCCATATTTATTACGATATTTGGTACCTTATTCTCCTTGGCTGTGCTTTGTTTAATTGCCTACCCCCTGTCCAGGAGAGAATTTAAATTTCAACGTCCTGTCATGTTTTATGTATTCTTCACGATGCTGTTTAATGGCGGGCTTGTTCCTTGGTACATCGTAATATCCAATTATTATCACTTGAAGGATACCCTCTGGGTGCTCATTCTGCCGTATGCGGTAATCCCTTGGTTTTTAATTCTATTAAGAACTTTTTTTGCAGCTATTCCAACTGAAATTATTGAAGCAGCACGAGTGGAAGGCTGTAGCGAATATCGCTTATTACTTCAGATCATATTGCCAATATCTAAACCGGCATTGGCCACAGTCGGATTATTAGCTGTTCTGAGATATTGGAATGATTGGTGGTTAAGCTTGCTCTTTATCGAAAATCGCGACCTATATCCACTACAGCTGTTGATGCACAAAATCATGTCCAATATCCAAGAGTTAGCGAGATCTGCTGGACAGCTAGGGATCGTGGAGGTTGTGAATTTCCCTTCGGAGTCGGCACGAATGGCGATGGCCATTATCGCAGCTGGTCCTATGCTGTTTATATTCCTCTTCTTTCAGAAGTACTTCATTAAGGGATTAACAGTAGGAGCATTGAAGGGCTAA
- a CDS encoding ABC transporter permease subunit — protein MQMKKSIHRSLLIMCFPAIALLFLFQYVPMFGVILAFKDYRYDQGIWGSDWVGFKNFEFFFSSQDAFRVTFNTIFMNLLFIVTVTVGAIFLAIILSEITRKTAVKIFQTTLFFPYFLSWPVVAFITFAFLNVDLGILNRWLEKLGFDFILWYQKPELWPYILTIVNFWKQVGYNTIIFYAGIMAIDRSYYEAAEVDGATKNQMRWKITVPLLTPLIVILTILALGGIFHSDFGLFYMVTKDTGTLYSTTSVIDTYVYRSFIAVGDVGMSAAVGFYQAIVGFLLVITVNTIVRKINAENALF, from the coding sequence ATGCAGATGAAAAAATCGATACACCGTAGTTTACTCATTATGTGTTTCCCAGCTATCGCGCTGCTCTTTCTATTCCAATACGTGCCTATGTTCGGAGTTATTCTAGCTTTTAAGGATTACCGTTACGATCAGGGCATTTGGGGCAGCGATTGGGTAGGCTTTAAAAATTTTGAATTTTTCTTTAGCTCACAAGATGCCTTCCGTGTTACCTTTAATACGATTTTCATGAATCTTCTTTTTATTGTTACTGTGACCGTAGGAGCTATATTCTTAGCCATCATTCTAAGTGAGATTACTCGAAAGACGGCGGTTAAAATTTTTCAAACCACACTATTTTTCCCTTACTTCTTATCCTGGCCGGTTGTTGCGTTTATAACCTTTGCCTTTTTAAATGTAGATTTGGGTATATTGAATCGTTGGTTAGAGAAATTGGGATTCGATTTTATCCTATGGTATCAGAAGCCGGAGCTGTGGCCGTATATTCTGACAATCGTTAACTTTTGGAAGCAGGTCGGCTACAACACCATCATTTTCTATGCAGGGATAATGGCTATTGATCGTTCTTATTATGAAGCAGCTGAAGTAGATGGTGCAACTAAAAATCAGATGCGGTGGAAGATTACCGTTCCATTGTTAACGCCTCTAATTGTAATCTTAACTATTCTTGCTCTAGGTGGTATCTTCCATTCAGACTTTGGCTTGTTCTATATGGTAACCAAAGATACAGGTACCTTATATTCTACAACCTCTGTTATTGATACGTATGTATACCGTTCATTTATTGCTGTAGGCGATGTCGGCATGTCTGCTGCAGTTGGTTTCTACCAAGCGATTGTAGGATTCCTACTTGTCATAACGGTGAACACGATTGTACGTAAGATTAATGCAGAGAATGCGCTCTTCTAG